The genomic window GCATGGAAAAATTGCAACCTATTCTGAGCCCTCCATGGTCTCATGGCATGTAACCTTGAGGAAAAGACATTACAAAATTCAGCCCAGGAACTGCAAAGAAATCCCATTTCAGTGCAAACTCTGggagaaagatgaagaaagaacagaaaatttatggtggaagaggaaaaacaaataaaagaaattatgtagtcaaagaaaaaagaagtagaaCCTCCAAAATagctgaaaaataacaaaagctaTAATAAATCTCATGGATAATTTTCTTAGGTTGTCCTCTGCTGAGGCCAACTGGAGAAGAAGTTCATGATCTGTCTGCACAGAAATTCTTTGGGTAAGTATACCTGGATTTGATTTATGTTTCCACTCtacatgattttctttttccttaagtCCTGAATTCTTCTGGATTTTAGTGATTTTTGGGAGTGAATTTTTGAGAATAATGACTCTGATTAGGCACAAATAAATATGATGCAGTTGGGTTTAGAAAACTTACTCTATACATGGGGAAAAATGTCCTCCATATCCACATGTCTGGtgtactgcagagaagaggagctgagcaTGCCATAGTAGTAAATGCCactctctctctatatataaatatgtttgtgtgtgtgtatatatatttgtttatatatatgtgtatatatgtatacatatatatgtgtatatatgtatgtgtatatatgtatatatgtgtgtgtgtgtgtgtatatatacacacttaTATCTATATGTTCTTCTTGTCTGTAAAATTCTACATGAGTGAGCCACTACCCCATTCATTTAAGGAGTAATGGGAATGCATGGAAAAATCAATTCATTTTTATAGAGTGACATCCACCTGTTTTATTTAGATTCCTTTAGAGGACACCTCATTTGAAAGCACCAGCAGTGTGACTCCTTACCCTCCCAATCCCCTTTAGTAACAACAGTGCAACCAAATAAATTGAATTAGCTGAGAGGTTCTGTGGTCATGATCACAATCAGAAGTGCAACTTCACATCCAGTTTCCATGTTCTTCTCCTCTCACAGATCTCATGCTGACCTGAGAAGCTGCTTGTCTCTTTGTCCCCTTGCTGTGACAGCCCCAGTGAGGGAGAATTTCAGAAAGTTACATCCCATTTACCACATGACCTTCATTCTCCTCCCCTGAACTTTGCACAAAGCCAGTATTGGGCACATGGAGCTGGTGGCGAGCTCTGTTGCCAAGGAGATGCCAGTAGAGGAGGGGGAAATGCAGTTGCAGAGGGAAGTATTTGTTGCAGAGGGGTGTTAATTTTGCCTGAGGACATTTGCATCTTGCTCAGTGCAATTTCACAGTCAGGGCTTCCTCGTTCCCTGTTAGACTGTTGAAAAGGAAGCTGCCTGGTTACTCCTGTGGCAGGATGAGAACCAAGAAATTCTTGGAGTTTATATCCTAAGCTAGAAAGTGTCTTTTGAAGCAAAGAGAGTGGCTTTTGGCTGAGTCCATTGGGGTATTCCTCCCCAGGCACTGGGAGGCAAATTATTCACACACAGTTGTCTCTCCTAGCCCTGAGATAAGGTGAGGTCCTGCACAAGAGCTCCTGTTGCAGGAAAGCAGTGGCTGTGGgttgtcttttcctttctcaggaGCATCTGGCTGTTAAAGCAGCCTGGCTGAACTAATAAGAATGATCTCCACTGGAATTTCTTCCATGGACCTGCTAAGACATGTTCTTACCATGGTGGACACTGCAACCCATTGCTCTACCCCAAAACAGCATTGTGCGCCTTCAAAATTAAGTTCTTTGGCaacatggcaccccagaaagGACTGAGTCAGGCAACGGGACCCATTTCCAAAACAATCCCATCCCTTCAGGACATGGGTACACTTCAGGGGGAATGTGGAAGGATGAGGAAAACTGACCTGTACCATAAGGAGATGTAAGCTCAGGGGAAAATAAGTCATTAATTAGTGATGCTACACATGTGCTTGCCAATTTTTAGAATGCGTTTGTCTATAGGTAGCTAAATTTCAGATCTGGTGTTGTCTCCTCTCCCAAACTCCAGTCCAATATGGAATCTGACCACACTTCTGTAATCTAACAAGGTGGGAAAAGATAGATCATTCACAACCTCTAGTTGAATGACAGCACAGCTGAAATTGTGGCTTTCAGGCCTTtgattcaaaacaaaaaaaagatgaaagccAGAATCTTCATCCTTCCTCTCTCATGTCTAGGCTGTTTTGGAGCATGTCATTGAAAAGGAATGATCTTGCTTCTGTAGTCATGCCCTACATTGTGTAACAAATGTTAAATCCTCCTGTGACTTGAACTTAGTCATCTtttccacacacacaaacagaagcTTCACAGGGCCCACAGCCCTCTTTGAAAttcacagaaaaacaacagtttCTTTCTGAGGAACTGATTGCAGTGAGCTGTTTCTCATTTCCTCTggtcctgtgctggggacagggttATTTCTGACTCACAAGCTTATTCTGAGCAAATTTTCCTCACTCTCCCTCCTTACCCAATGAAGTTCTGTCCATCTCAGCAAGATGTGAGAAAGTGGCATGTCAGGGTAGGGGAGGAAGAGGATTTATTATCAAATTATCATGCCAGTATTAATCATCTATTACTTTATCAACATGCCCATTGTTTTCTTAGCCAGTGCATCTCAAACCTCTCTGAATGTCTTGCACATCTGGAAGATAATACGAGTGAGAAGTTCCATGATGAGTCCTTTCGGCTGACTGGCTGACAACTGATTACCCTAATGGGCGCAAATGCAGTTTCCTGGAGAGGGGGATGCACCCAGTGTGAGAGTCCCATCTTGGGAGAGAATGTGCTGGGCTTGGCAGGGTGTCTggagggaggatggaggagTCCCCTTGGCTGGATGTTTGGGCAGTTACAGATGAATGAGAGAAAGCCCATCCACATGTCCTGCAGGCAGCTGGGGATAACATTCCTGCTTGGACCTCTTGTTTTTAGCTgtccttctgcttttcagaaataatgGCAGCTTTTCCACACATATTTTGTACTATTGTGGCTCCATCACAAGGTGCAGCTGATACATAGCCATATCCAATACAAGCACAGAGATAGCCTTGATCAAGTCTAATTAGGTTAAATCTGAAGAGGCAGATAAAATCATGTTTAGTTGCATTCCTGACACAGCTGGATGGGATGCAGCGGAAGGCACAGAGGcctctggccctgctgccagGCTCCCTTATTGTCAGTGGCATCACAAATTTCCCACTTGGAGTCTCCCTCCCAttccttgcttttcttccccataTCTCCACAAAAATACATGGGCAAAGCTTTCCCATCCAGACACCTTCCCTTGCTTTGGGCACCTCCATCCAGTGGCACTGACATCACCCTCTCTTGTCCCTGCCCCCTCTatccttcctttccccacacAAGCCATCCAGTCAGAgccttccctccccaccacaACTGCACCTGTGTCCTCTCCTGCCATCCTGCTGGCACTTGACTGTCTTCCCAGGGGACTTGAAGGCTCCTTTTCCTTGTCACGGGGATGTACTTAAGCCCCTGGATCTCAAGGAACCCCAATCCCAGTCCCTGGTGTCACCTGTGCTCTCAACTCTCTGCTCTGGGTTTGggtgtttcctttttgcagaCCTGGCCTGGCAGTGAGTGCTGCAATGAGCTTACAGGGCTGGGTCGTGTTCCACGTTGTTAATCCACTTCCACTTCTGCTCCATTACAGAGTATCTGAGACCAAGGAAGTAGTAAGTATCTTTTGATTGTTCCATGAGGTAAACCTTGAAAGGAAGGCAACAATGGCAACAgattaaaatgacattttgtcCCCCAGAGGCACAGAAAGCTGAGTGCTAAAcagccagcacagagagcacagtGAGCACCAGCCACACCACCTCTCCACCTCTGCCTGAATTGCTCCATTTGTGTTTATGATAGTCTCTTcctgtcatgtgaaagggaagagggagacagaaatgcaaagatttctagtcttaactgtattaattaaaagttattagctgtaagtgcttccagacaatcagatccttatgtacccaacactgtctgtcctCTAACTGACAATACACAGgatggaaggggttctgacctctgatgtgaatattattagcaataagcacttctagacaatcagagccttatgttctccaacactgtctgtcaactaacggacagcccacaggttggaagggattctgaCTTCTAatgtgaagccacacttaacgccagaaaagaacttttctcaaaacagctcctgaaataacattttttaataaaaatatgtgaCAGCTATTGTGGGTTCTGTTTGCCGGTGATAACGTTCAcctgcaagattgtatttaattgataataaaagaccccaaaagcaaccagcacaaaacacattctacagagacaaacacacttaagttacaatacagcaatgtatcccattttcacaacaaacagaaactagcaacaaaaaactattaactaaaaacacagccacttAAAACATTTATCCAGAACATAAGAAAATACCACTCTCTCTCcgtaacacaaaacaaaaagaaagaacagagctgcttcttatcaacatacATGTTGAGAATAAGTAAGAAGCAAGTTACTAtagagcaaaacagagctggtcttgtaaagtaagaatagcaaaaagcaataatagcaaaagcaataaccaatatagagtagcaaagtgtaaagcaagttactgttattagtattaaggtagcaaaacacatttagtacaagaaatgcttataaagtaagaattgtcctagttcagcaggagggaccagctaactctgtgtgggggtgatcaaagctgtgtattctaccccctctattcattccccaaggacaatgggccattagcagcagctgcccagggagccattatcaccttcacacccagcctgagggggggcggagctgctaatgggccatcaacagctcaacaccccctggctcccagagttaatcacccattgtgtgagtccccgcccagggggagggactgagtgctccctgagggtacataagtggtgggtaagaagaccttgggaacctctcgtcagatccagagcagcagcaggaccttgacaggaggagatccctgctctcgcccagaccacagccctcgcctgcaccaacaggtttttcttttccttttgctctggacttgggggaaccacaggggtctcagcacaagggcaaacaaacccccttgggtttgtgcctcaggacactgggttatactgctggggttttgtgagttgaaagcaattccccttttgtgtcagtgttgttattgtaatattattattaaattttaggtctgacttataatctctctcgtggtgagttcatttcccctgctggttcacctttaaaccagcacaagaatcaaaggaagaaaggaagaaagtaaagaaagttagaaaaaatagaaagcacatggtctcctcacccctacattgttccaagaagagctgcagcagttaccctcaaAGAGGCATtggcatttctccctctcctcctggagTTTAAACtgcaaacactttttataccttttttttcttccatgtggtttgtgtggctaaGTCAGTCTATTgggagggtgatggtgatgcagatgcctaAGGCGAGGTGGCTCCTTTGAGCAGTTATAGAAGATATCACAGAGGGGGGCCATGTAATTCCTtaaacaacactccaccctatgTTAATCTAATCAGTTTGAGAGCCTTTGTCCTCGGCTTGAGCCCCCGTTCAGGGGCTGAGGCATCTCcttcaacccatcaggccttatcagagaggccatcaccccacacttCCCCTGCAGCTTCTTatgaataaaataacataaatagCTGTGGTGCCATTGAAGCTTTACATTGTAATTTTGCAGGTGTGCCTTGATACCTGGAGAGACTTTTCTGTTCTGACTGTGGTGGGAGAGCCATTCCAGCTTTTGCCAAAGCAATGGCTTTCTCAAGTAAGTGTCTGTTCAACCTCCTTGTCTTCTGCTAAATCTGTCTAAAACAAATCACCCAGGCAGAGAGGATGTTGGGTTCCATGGGAGCACCCTGGGGATAGAAGATTCCAAGAAGAAGACCCCAACCCCCAGAATGCATCTTCCTTGCAGGGGTTTGCTCcaccctgagctgggggtgtctTTGGCTGGCAGTACATTGGAGACCCCAAAGACATGCAGCAGGAGCACACACAAGTGGAACTGCTCAGGCCTTTGTCCTGCAGCTCAGACAACCCTGGAACAGCCCCAGGGATTTGGATCTCACCAGTTCATCCTTGCTGTCAATGATGACCAGGTCTGCACTCATGGCGGTACATTCTGCACGGGATGCATTCCAgtccttttgtttatttggaggaaagaaatagcattttctcccatgttttttccattttggggGGCATCCTGCAGGAGGGAAGAACAGGTGTGGGAAAATTCATGTGCACACTTAACAAAACAATCTCATTACAGAACAGAGGGAAATTAGAGGCAGAAAAAATGCATGGGTGGTGCTGCTTCAAATTGTCACCAGACCAGCAGGGAGCCCCAATAGCATCTGGAGCTGATTCCAGCCCAAGAGTTGCCAGGCATGAGGCAGAGAGGGAGCACCACAGAGAACATTATCCAGCCTTGCCAGTCTTTGCTAGGGAGACACAGAGAAATGgtcaacattaaaaaaaggagctttcacttttcaaagctcTCATTAGCCTCAtgcaaaatacagcaaagaTTGTACCACTAAAGCCCAGTATGTTTCTCTCCATttccaggcagggacagggaggaacAGAGAATGGGACCTGGAAAGGGTGATGGGATTCAGGGACACAGGGCCTGCAGGAGACACTTCCCTTGGGGACGCAGCAGCTCCCAAACAGTCAAAGGGAGTGGCCCTGAGTTGAGATGCCAGCAATGCCACGCTATTGGCAAAGCAGTGCAGCCACATGATCCatcctgctcactgcagggctgggatacCAGAGGGCTCTTCTTGCTGGCCCTTCCCCTGCCAcacactgctctgcactggcagcacagtcatcagctcttccctgggagacaGCAATGCAGAGCTGACCCAACACTGCTGCTGAAGGAGATGCAAAAGGGAACCATTTCTGGCCTCCAGAGCTCATCCCGTGAGTGTCCAGGATCAGGATTTGATTCCTGAGAGGGCAGaaggtttgttggtttgtttgccTTCTGAACACAATGCAGACACAGCCCATGTGCTGCCTCTCTTCCCAGGCAATGCCACGGGCTGCTGGGAAGTGCCTTTGGAAGGACAGTGGGTTACCTACCCAGTGCCTCCTCAGGGTTGGGGGACAATGCTGTTGATTGCTGCTGGCTGCTTGCAGTTGGATAGTCTGGAAATGAGAACACAATTTCTGCTTGCAATGAAGGACAATTTTGCCATTCACTGACAGAGCTCTCCTGGACCTCTTTGACACTCCCATCACCCAATACTGAATGGCAAATCTACCTTTTGCTCATCCATGGAGGAAAACTCCAAACAGTATTTGCTAGTACACAGCAGATTTCCAAAGAGCCAAACTCTGTCCCTGAACACAAAGTGCCCCCCTATGCAGAGCAGTGGGGactgtgctgcacagcacacacagacccacaGCAAGGAGAGAGCAGAGCCCCTGTTGGCAGTGCAgtgctccagcccagctgtcCTTGGCTCAGCCTGTTCCCCCCAGTCTGGAGCTCTGGGCACtgtctgctcctgccccacacacccTGGGCACAT from Pithys albifrons albifrons isolate INPA30051 chromosome 3, PitAlb_v1, whole genome shotgun sequence includes these protein-coding regions:
- the LOC139669372 gene encoding C-type lectin domain family 5 member A-like isoform X2 → MAENVIYADLNLSESATPRVQQVSDVSGKGCGSRTRVAVLVAVLVVTVLLVVAGWLMGKYYPTASSQQQSTALSPNPEEALGCPPKWKKHGRKCYFFPPNKQKDWNASRAECTAMSADLVIIDSKDELVYLMEQSKDTYYFLGLRYSVMEQKWKWINNVEHDPALFNLIRLDQGYLCACIGYGYVSAAPCDGATIVQNMCGKAAIISEKQKDS
- the LOC139669372 gene encoding C-type lectin domain family 5 member A-like isoform X1, with amino-acid sequence MAENVIYADLNLSESATPRVQQVSDVSDFTYAEVKLKSQDTNAATGHTTSGKGCGSRTRVAVLVAVLVVTVLLVVAGWLMGKYYPTASSQQQSTALSPNPEEALGCPPKWKKHGRKCYFFPPNKQKDWNASRAECTAMSADLVIIDSKDELVYLMEQSKDTYYFLGLRYSVMEQKWKWINNVEHDPALFNLIRLDQGYLCACIGYGYVSAAPCDGATIVQNMCGKAAIISEKQKDS